A genomic stretch from Lathyrus oleraceus cultivar Zhongwan6 chromosome 2, CAAS_Psat_ZW6_1.0, whole genome shotgun sequence includes:
- the LOC127123094 gene encoding uncharacterized protein LOC127123094, producing the protein MAEAFLKHYQYTTDMAPNRTQLQNLTQRSEESFKEYAQRWRELAARVQPPLLERELVDMFIGNLQGPYLDRMVGSTSSGFSDLVLAGERIENMIKMGKIQNSASTSSASKKPFVPYGKKREGETNAASIIRTRNPTYPQVAAIAPVQPSQQQPLAIPVQTQQQQRGSLVQLRELGPPPAVLPPGYDANARCEFHSGAPGHSIENCKALKYKVQDLIDSKAITFAPKRPNVNNNPMPPHNNASVNMMEADNGRRLMSCVDELKTPLIEIKNALMKNNTFPICGNDCEHCLINPQQCRTLKSVIQQLMNQGILVVDCPSTNEDVSTLEIPYDEVPPLQIPYEFSQLTLSTNPITPIIITVPTPFPYVDTKAVPWMYDTSVYIHGQKIQEEPLKSSDPMINITGTSGVTRSGRIFAPTPTPIGTINPSTSDKGKQIDGAQQRQDPVPSSEVDEFLRIIKKSDYRVVDQLNQTPSKISMLSLLMCSEAHREALVKFLRTAHVPQEISVCQFEGVVNNIATSLSLVLSRVLVDTGSSLNVMPKSSFAKLTIEGLVMKPSELIVRAFDGTRRTVIGEVNLPMKIGPHIFLITFFVMDIYPAYSCLLGRPWIHSAGAVTSTLHQKLKFLADDKLVVVEGEEEIMVSHLASFRYVEGEGEIREVPFQSFEVINVEMVCPARDESKDAESPMASLKDALTIIKDGHPQGWGRLLELPANKDRTGLGYNSQNLKKPAPIATRGSVLPLSDNFSSAGYLDDNRICAVEEEEKEEEEDDGLIFTKTDGNGATKWTEFEIPKVTLIEM; encoded by the exons ATGGCTGAGGCATTCCTCAAGCACTATCAGTACACCACTGATATGGCACCTAATCGCACGCAGTTGCAAAATTTGACTCAGAGGTCTGAGGAgtccttcaaagagtatgcccagcgGTGGAGGGAATTAGCTGCTAGGGTACAACCCCCATTGTTAGAAAGAGAACTGGTAGACATGTTTATAGGAAACTTGCAAGGTCCATACCTTGATAGAATGGTAGGGAGCACCTCTTCAGGCTTTTCCGACCTGGTCTTAGCCGGTGAAAGGATAGAAAATATGATTAAAATGGGAAAGATCCAGAACTCTGCCAGTACTTCTAGTGCATCAAAGAAACCTTTTGTTCCCTATGGTAAAAAGCGAGAAGGCGAGACCAATGCTGCCTCCATCATTCGAACAAGAAATCCCACTTATCCACAAGTGGCTGCCATAGCTCCCGTCCAACCAAGTCAACAACAACCATTGGCAATTCCTgttcaaactcaacaacaacaacg GGGATCACTTGTGCAACTAAGGGAGTTAGGACCCCCACCAGCGGTTCTTCCTCCCGGTTATGATGCAAATGCCCGTTGTGAATTTCATTCTGGCGCTCCCGGGCATTCGATCGAGAATTGTAAAGCATTAAAGTACAAGGTTCAAGATCTTATTGACTCTAAGGCAATCACGTTCGCCCCCAAGAGGCCGAATGTGAATAATAACCCGATGCCCCCTCACAACAATGCATCGGTGAATATGATGGAAGCTGACAATGGAAGGAGATTGATGTCATGTGTGGACGAGTTAAAAACACCACTCATCGAGATCAAGAATGCTTTGATGAAGAATAATACCTTTCCCATCTGTGGTAATGACTGTGAACATTGTCTGATTAACCCGCAACAATGTAGAACATTGAAGTCTGTCATACAACAATTAATGAACCAGGGGATCTTGGTGGTAGACTGCCCATCCACAAACGAAGATGTGTCTACCCTCGAGATACCATACGACGAAGTCCCTCCTCTGCAAATTCCATATGAGTTCTCTCAGTTAACTCTGTCGACAAATCCTATTACTCCAATCATAATAACAGTTCCCACACCATTCCCATATGTTGACACCAAGGCAGTCCCTTGGATGTATGACACCTCAGTCTACATTCATGGTCAGAAGATTCAAGAAGAACCATTGAAGTCTAGCGACCCAATGATCAATATCACAGGCACTAGTGGAGTCACAAGAAGTGGAAGGATATTTGCACCGACACCCACTCCAATTGGAACTATCAATCCTTCAACTTCAGACAAAGGCAAACAAATTGATGGCGCTCAGCAAAGACAAGACCCCGTACCTTCAAGTGAAGTAGACGAGTTCTTACGCAtcatcaagaagagcgattatCGAGTAGTTGATCAGCTTAACCAGACACCCTCTAAGATCTCAATGTTGTCTCTATTGATGTGCTCAGAGGCCCATAGGGAGGCTTTGGTAAAGTTTCTGAGGACAGCTCATGTACCGCAAGAGATATCTGTTTGTCAGTTTGAAGGAGTAGTTAACAACATCGCTACTAGCTTAAGCTTAG TCTTATCAAGAGTTTTGGTAGACACTGGGTCTTCCCTCAATGTGATGCCTAAGAGTTCCTTTGCTAAACTAACTATTGAAGGACTCGTAATGAAGCCGAGTGAGCTTATAGTAAGAGCATTTGATGGGACTAGAAGGACTGTAATCGGTGAGGTGAATTTGCCTATGAAGATTGGTCCCCATATTTTCCTTATCACTTTCTTCGTAATGGATATCTATCCAGCCTACAGCTGTCTGCTTGGGAGGCCTTGGATCCATTCAGCTGGTGCAGTCACTTCAACACtccaccaaaaattgaaattcttAGCTGATGATAAGCTAGTTGTTGTCGAGGGTGAGGAGGAAATTATGGTAAGTCACCTCGCATCTTTCCGATACGTTGAAGGAGAAGGGGAGATAAGAGAAGTCCCATTCCAATCATTCGAAGTTATCAATGTTGAAATGGTTTGCCCAGCAAGGGATGAATCAAAAGATGCCGAATCTCCCATGGCATCTCTTAAAGACGCCCTGACAATTATAAAGGATGGACACCCCCAAGGATGGGGAAGATTGCTTGAACTCCCTGCCAACAAGGACCGCACCGGTTTGGGATACAACTCCCAGAATTTGAAGAAGCCCGCGCCGATCGCTACAAGGGGATCAGTGCTCCCGCTGTCCGACAACTTCTCAAGTGCTGGTTACCTGGATGACAACCGTATTTGTGCcgtggaagaagaagaaaaagaagaagaagaagatgatggcTTGATCTTCACAAAGACTGATGGAAATGGTGCCACCAAATGGACCGAGTTTGAAATACCTAAAGTGACCTTGATCGAAATGTAA
- the LOC127123095 gene encoding uncharacterized protein LOC127123095 — translation MEQLQENQVVLQEEVSQMRSQMRQLMETIQAVARGQEIMAKMQEEMNQRASTTNPPTPRTVENPTPVPQVDPPININAPGGVPNDNPRPHALETDDQLDAFFIPRDASQDDAFGSATNKVERKVKAIEEKLKAMGSTDILGLDAAEMCLVPGVIIPAKFKVPDFEKYKGNSDPRTHIRAYCRKMAAYSSDDQLLMHFFQDSLSGASLD, via the coding sequence ATGGAGCAACTTCAAGAGAACCAAGTTGTCCTTCAGGAAGAAGTATCCCAAATGCGGTCCCAAATGCGGCAATTGATGGAGACTATTCAAGCAGTCGCAAGAGGTCAGGAGATtatggcaaaaatgcaagaagaaatGAACCAACGTGCCAGTACTACCAATCCTCCTACTCCTCGAACGGTCGAGAATCCGACTCCAGTTCCTCAAGTTGATCCTCCAATCAACATTAATGCACCCGGCGGTGTTCCAAACGACAATCCTCGTCCTCATGCTCTTGAGACAGACGACCAACTTGATGCATTCTTCATCCCAAGGGACGCTTCTCAAGATGACGCCTTCGGTTCCGCAACCAACAAGGTGGAAAGGAAGGTAAAGGCTATCGAGGAAAAGCTCAAGGCAATGGGGAGCACTGACATTTTGGGCCTCGATGCGGCAGAAATGTGCTTAGTACCTGGGGTCATCATTCCGGCCAAGTTCAAAGTtccggactttgaaaaatataagggaaatagcGACCCTAGGACACACATTAGGGCATACTGCCGAAAGATGGCTGCCTATTCCAGCGATGATCAACTTCTAATGCATTTTTTCCAGGATTCCCTCAGTGGAGCATCTTTGGATTGA